The following proteins come from a genomic window of Archocentrus centrarchus isolate MPI-CPG fArcCen1 chromosome 3, fArcCen1, whole genome shotgun sequence:
- the ccpg1 gene encoding cell cycle progression protein 1 isoform X2, with amino-acid sequence MSETSSDAESSCGWTIISNEGSDIETLGSEYGAELVERPLVEESVVQDVQASASAAVCAEERTDHSLDNTLGEQTLAETLNAPEDGGEAAGKEPVLSSSDLSDIVTLPDFKEDEHEEEVATSEDLYLGTSCSSQYTFSAADTGLFLSHWKLPQTLMNLSCRLRSQLTGGRSFPVFPVQPPAATNSSSSEDEAERSTSTVVRRRRLRKSTTNTVTDPEEEEAVLESRPSDDDDEEEQEVKEQKKQQEEQTEVRPVTAPDAQQKGRGGSIINTCILVALLIVACLGFGHFYGPDKIRKADMNEFICGSDVEEQPFTDQHQWAKFIGEETDEQRVISLLAEKFERIRNENEELIVKQAHIQAQRDELEMLLKQKAEENSNMVSQQQKLTAKNQLLKSSLQREEKSLSTLQEELNNLRSKVRDLESMGAGADSLLSENQRLKEQLEEEKQLMRNFHDQQENTIAEAQMLRKKLDKEKKVTDELRRELSQLRSRLPGPGKESGLEAEELQSRLMELEKRLSFEQQRSDLWERLYVETKEERAKGDTEPKVKKTKPGMAGKMKETFDAMKNSTKEFVHHHKEQIKKAKEAVKENLRKFSDSVKSTFRHFKDSASTFINKARGFYKQRCNEKNTKESWQHRFHKPLHRHKQDSSHNTRKSGDKVHQDRGQNTHKAHIKGCAGVFDCAYQESMRLFNKGAEPIRADEFHKLLQSYLHQEVDHFHHWKELETFISSFFRNGVFIHDKMLFTDFVSGVEHYLTDMHKYHGLDDDAFGDLDDYIYRHFFGETYTKSYSPSGPFEGPDADSKEESKAKHEQRKQQRARSRPHSERKWSRSGRNADRHMADVKIELGPMPFDPKY; translated from the exons ATGTCAGAGACCTCCAGTGATGCAGAGTCCTCCTGTGGCTGGACCATTATCAGCAATGAG GGTTCAGATATTGAGACTTTGGGATCGGAGTACGGAGCTGAGCTGGTAGAGCGCCCTCTGGTGGAAGAATCAGTGGTGCAGGATGTTCAGGCTTCAGCATCTGCTG ctgtgtgtgCTGAAGAGAGGACAGACCATTCACTGGATAACACTCTGGGAGAACAAACTTTAGCTGAGACACTGAACGCCCCGGAG GATGGAGGCGAAGCCGCAGGGAAAGAGCCCGTGCTATCTTCCAGCGATCTCTCCGACATCGTGACTCTGCCAGACTTTAAGGAGGACGAGCATGAAGAGGAGGTGGCCACCAGTGAAGATCTTTACCTCGGGACCTCCTGCAGCAGCCAGTATACCTTCAGTGCTGCAGACACTG GTTTGTTTTTGAGTCACTGGAAACTTCCACAGACTCTGATGAACTTAAGCTGCCGTCTGAGAAGCCAGCTCACTGGAGGCCGCTCTTTTCCAG ttTTCCCAGTGCAGCCACCAGCAGCGACAAACTCGAGCAGCAGCGAGGACGAGGCTGAACGGAGCACCAGCACTGTCGTACGAAGACGAAGGTTGAGGAAGAGTACCACAAACACTGTGACTGAccccgaggaggaggaggctgtgtTGGAATCTCGCccaagtgatgatgatgatgaggaggagcaggaggttaaagaacagaagaagcagcaggaggagcagacTGAAGTGAGACCAGTCACTGCTCCGGATGCTCAACAGAAAGGCAGAGGTGGCAGCATCATCAACACGTGCATCCTCGTCGCTCTTTTAATAGTTGCCTGCCTGGGCTTTGGTCACTTCTACG GGCCAGACAAGATTCGGAAAGCTGATATGAATGAGTTCATTTGTGGGAGCGATGTGGAAGAACAACCTTTTACAGACCAG caCCAGTGGGCCAAGTTTATCGGAGAAGAAACGGATGAGCAGCGAGTTATTTCACTGCTGGCAGAGAAGTTTGAGAGGATTAGGAACGAGAACGAGGAGCTCATTGTGAAACAGGCGCATATTCAG GCCCAGAGAGACGAGTTGGAAATGTTGCTGAAACAGAAGGCCGAGGAGAACAGTAACATGGTGTCTCAGCAGCAGAAGTTAACAGCTAAAAACCAGCTGCTGAAAAGCTCCCTGCAGCGTGAAGAAAAGTCTTTGTCCACTTTACAGGAGGAGCTGAATAACCTGCGCTCTAAGGTCAGAGATCTGGAGTCGATGGGAGCTGGAGCCGACTCACTGCTGTCAGAAAACCAGAGGCTGAAagagcagctggaggaggagaagcagctgATGAGAAACTTCCACGACCAGCAGGAGAACACGATAGCTGAGGCACAAATGCTGAGAAAGAAGCTCGACAAAGAGAAGAAGGTCACGGATGAGCTGAGACGGGAGCTGAGTCAGCTGAGAAGTCGCCTCCCTGGACCCGGAAAGGAATCGGGTTTAGAGGCAGAAGAGCTGCAGTCCCGCCTGATGGAGCTGGAGAAGAGGCTGAGCTTCGAGCAGCAGCGCTCTGACCTGTGGGAGCGGCTGTATGTGGAGACCAAAGAAGAAAGAGCCAAAGGAGACACAGAGcccaaagtgaaaaaaacaaaaccggGCATGGCAGGAAAAATGAAGGAGACATTTGATGCTATGAAGAACTCCACCAAAGAGTTTGTGCATCACCACAAGGAACAgattaaaaaagccaaagagGCCGTGAAGGAGAACCTGAGGAAGTTCTCCGATTCTGTCAAATCCACTTTCAGACATTTCAAGGATTCAGCCTCAACCTTCATCAATAAAGCCCGAGGGTTTTATAAACAGAGATGTAATGAGAAGAATACAAAAGAGTCGTGGCAGCACAGATTCCACAAACCTcttcacagacacaaacaggacTCCAGCCATAACACACGAAAATCAGGAGACAAAGTTCACCAAGATCGGGGTCAAAACACCCACAAAGCCCACATTAAGGGATGCGCTGGGGTTTTCGACTGTGCCTACCAGGAGTCTATGAGGCTCTTCAATAAAGGCGCGGAGCCAATCAGAGCCGACGAGTTTCACAAGCTGCTGCAGAGCTACCTGCATCAGGAGGTCGACCACTTCCACCATTGGAAGGAGCTGGAGACATTCATCAGCAGCTTCTTCCGCAACGGTGTGTTCATCCATGACAAGATGCTGTTCACAGACTTTGTGAGTGGGGTTGAACACTATCTCACAGACATGCACAAGTATCACGGCCTCGATGATGATGCGTTCGGAGATCTTGATGACTATATCTACAGACACTTCTTTGGAGAAACGTACACAAAGAGCTACAGCCCAAG CGGGCCATTTGAAGGGCCCGACGCAGACTCAAAGGAGGAATCGAAGGCAAAGCACGAACAGCGTAAGCAGCAGCGAGCTCGATCTCGACCCCACAGCGAACGCAAGTGGAGCCGATCAGGAAGAAACGCAGACAGACACATGGCTGATGTCAAAATAGAACTGGGCCCGATGCCCTTTGACCCCAAATACTGA
- the ccpg1 gene encoding cell cycle progression protein 1 isoform X1 translates to MSETSSDAESSCGWTIISNEGSDIETLGSEYGAELVERPLVEESVVQDVQASASAAVCAEERTDHSLDNTLGEQTLAETLNAPEDGGEAAGKEPVLSSSDLSDIVTLPDFKEDEHEEEVATSEDLYLGTSCSSQYTFSAADTAGLFLSHWKLPQTLMNLSCRLRSQLTGGRSFPVFPVQPPAATNSSSSEDEAERSTSTVVRRRRLRKSTTNTVTDPEEEEAVLESRPSDDDDEEEQEVKEQKKQQEEQTEVRPVTAPDAQQKGRGGSIINTCILVALLIVACLGFGHFYGPDKIRKADMNEFICGSDVEEQPFTDQHQWAKFIGEETDEQRVISLLAEKFERIRNENEELIVKQAHIQAQRDELEMLLKQKAEENSNMVSQQQKLTAKNQLLKSSLQREEKSLSTLQEELNNLRSKVRDLESMGAGADSLLSENQRLKEQLEEEKQLMRNFHDQQENTIAEAQMLRKKLDKEKKVTDELRRELSQLRSRLPGPGKESGLEAEELQSRLMELEKRLSFEQQRSDLWERLYVETKEERAKGDTEPKVKKTKPGMAGKMKETFDAMKNSTKEFVHHHKEQIKKAKEAVKENLRKFSDSVKSTFRHFKDSASTFINKARGFYKQRCNEKNTKESWQHRFHKPLHRHKQDSSHNTRKSGDKVHQDRGQNTHKAHIKGCAGVFDCAYQESMRLFNKGAEPIRADEFHKLLQSYLHQEVDHFHHWKELETFISSFFRNGVFIHDKMLFTDFVSGVEHYLTDMHKYHGLDDDAFGDLDDYIYRHFFGETYTKSYSPSGPFEGPDADSKEESKAKHEQRKQQRARSRPHSERKWSRSGRNADRHMADVKIELGPMPFDPKY, encoded by the exons ATGTCAGAGACCTCCAGTGATGCAGAGTCCTCCTGTGGCTGGACCATTATCAGCAATGAG GGTTCAGATATTGAGACTTTGGGATCGGAGTACGGAGCTGAGCTGGTAGAGCGCCCTCTGGTGGAAGAATCAGTGGTGCAGGATGTTCAGGCTTCAGCATCTGCTG ctgtgtgtgCTGAAGAGAGGACAGACCATTCACTGGATAACACTCTGGGAGAACAAACTTTAGCTGAGACACTGAACGCCCCGGAG GATGGAGGCGAAGCCGCAGGGAAAGAGCCCGTGCTATCTTCCAGCGATCTCTCCGACATCGTGACTCTGCCAGACTTTAAGGAGGACGAGCATGAAGAGGAGGTGGCCACCAGTGAAGATCTTTACCTCGGGACCTCCTGCAGCAGCCAGTATACCTTCAGTGCTGCAGACACTG CAGGTTTGTTTTTGAGTCACTGGAAACTTCCACAGACTCTGATGAACTTAAGCTGCCGTCTGAGAAGCCAGCTCACTGGAGGCCGCTCTTTTCCAG ttTTCCCAGTGCAGCCACCAGCAGCGACAAACTCGAGCAGCAGCGAGGACGAGGCTGAACGGAGCACCAGCACTGTCGTACGAAGACGAAGGTTGAGGAAGAGTACCACAAACACTGTGACTGAccccgaggaggaggaggctgtgtTGGAATCTCGCccaagtgatgatgatgatgaggaggagcaggaggttaaagaacagaagaagcagcaggaggagcagacTGAAGTGAGACCAGTCACTGCTCCGGATGCTCAACAGAAAGGCAGAGGTGGCAGCATCATCAACACGTGCATCCTCGTCGCTCTTTTAATAGTTGCCTGCCTGGGCTTTGGTCACTTCTACG GGCCAGACAAGATTCGGAAAGCTGATATGAATGAGTTCATTTGTGGGAGCGATGTGGAAGAACAACCTTTTACAGACCAG caCCAGTGGGCCAAGTTTATCGGAGAAGAAACGGATGAGCAGCGAGTTATTTCACTGCTGGCAGAGAAGTTTGAGAGGATTAGGAACGAGAACGAGGAGCTCATTGTGAAACAGGCGCATATTCAG GCCCAGAGAGACGAGTTGGAAATGTTGCTGAAACAGAAGGCCGAGGAGAACAGTAACATGGTGTCTCAGCAGCAGAAGTTAACAGCTAAAAACCAGCTGCTGAAAAGCTCCCTGCAGCGTGAAGAAAAGTCTTTGTCCACTTTACAGGAGGAGCTGAATAACCTGCGCTCTAAGGTCAGAGATCTGGAGTCGATGGGAGCTGGAGCCGACTCACTGCTGTCAGAAAACCAGAGGCTGAAagagcagctggaggaggagaagcagctgATGAGAAACTTCCACGACCAGCAGGAGAACACGATAGCTGAGGCACAAATGCTGAGAAAGAAGCTCGACAAAGAGAAGAAGGTCACGGATGAGCTGAGACGGGAGCTGAGTCAGCTGAGAAGTCGCCTCCCTGGACCCGGAAAGGAATCGGGTTTAGAGGCAGAAGAGCTGCAGTCCCGCCTGATGGAGCTGGAGAAGAGGCTGAGCTTCGAGCAGCAGCGCTCTGACCTGTGGGAGCGGCTGTATGTGGAGACCAAAGAAGAAAGAGCCAAAGGAGACACAGAGcccaaagtgaaaaaaacaaaaccggGCATGGCAGGAAAAATGAAGGAGACATTTGATGCTATGAAGAACTCCACCAAAGAGTTTGTGCATCACCACAAGGAACAgattaaaaaagccaaagagGCCGTGAAGGAGAACCTGAGGAAGTTCTCCGATTCTGTCAAATCCACTTTCAGACATTTCAAGGATTCAGCCTCAACCTTCATCAATAAAGCCCGAGGGTTTTATAAACAGAGATGTAATGAGAAGAATACAAAAGAGTCGTGGCAGCACAGATTCCACAAACCTcttcacagacacaaacaggacTCCAGCCATAACACACGAAAATCAGGAGACAAAGTTCACCAAGATCGGGGTCAAAACACCCACAAAGCCCACATTAAGGGATGCGCTGGGGTTTTCGACTGTGCCTACCAGGAGTCTATGAGGCTCTTCAATAAAGGCGCGGAGCCAATCAGAGCCGACGAGTTTCACAAGCTGCTGCAGAGCTACCTGCATCAGGAGGTCGACCACTTCCACCATTGGAAGGAGCTGGAGACATTCATCAGCAGCTTCTTCCGCAACGGTGTGTTCATCCATGACAAGATGCTGTTCACAGACTTTGTGAGTGGGGTTGAACACTATCTCACAGACATGCACAAGTATCACGGCCTCGATGATGATGCGTTCGGAGATCTTGATGACTATATCTACAGACACTTCTTTGGAGAAACGTACACAAAGAGCTACAGCCCAAG CGGGCCATTTGAAGGGCCCGACGCAGACTCAAAGGAGGAATCGAAGGCAAAGCACGAACAGCGTAAGCAGCAGCGAGCTCGATCTCGACCCCACAGCGAACGCAAGTGGAGCCGATCAGGAAGAAACGCAGACAGACACATGGCTGATGTCAAAATAGAACTGGGCCCGATGCCCTTTGACCCCAAATACTGA
- the ccpg1 gene encoding cell cycle progression protein 1 isoform X3, with product MSETSSDAESSCGWTIISNEGSDIETLGSEYGAELVERPLVEESVVQDVQASASAAVCAEERTDHSLDNTLGEQTLAETLNAPEDGGEAAGKEPVLSSSDLSDIVTLPDFKEDEHEEEVATSEDLYLGTSCSSQYTFSAADTVFPVQPPAATNSSSSEDEAERSTSTVVRRRRLRKSTTNTVTDPEEEEAVLESRPSDDDDEEEQEVKEQKKQQEEQTEVRPVTAPDAQQKGRGGSIINTCILVALLIVACLGFGHFYGPDKIRKADMNEFICGSDVEEQPFTDQHQWAKFIGEETDEQRVISLLAEKFERIRNENEELIVKQAHIQAQRDELEMLLKQKAEENSNMVSQQQKLTAKNQLLKSSLQREEKSLSTLQEELNNLRSKVRDLESMGAGADSLLSENQRLKEQLEEEKQLMRNFHDQQENTIAEAQMLRKKLDKEKKVTDELRRELSQLRSRLPGPGKESGLEAEELQSRLMELEKRLSFEQQRSDLWERLYVETKEERAKGDTEPKVKKTKPGMAGKMKETFDAMKNSTKEFVHHHKEQIKKAKEAVKENLRKFSDSVKSTFRHFKDSASTFINKARGFYKQRCNEKNTKESWQHRFHKPLHRHKQDSSHNTRKSGDKVHQDRGQNTHKAHIKGCAGVFDCAYQESMRLFNKGAEPIRADEFHKLLQSYLHQEVDHFHHWKELETFISSFFRNGVFIHDKMLFTDFVSGVEHYLTDMHKYHGLDDDAFGDLDDYIYRHFFGETYTKSYSPSGPFEGPDADSKEESKAKHEQRKQQRARSRPHSERKWSRSGRNADRHMADVKIELGPMPFDPKY from the exons ATGTCAGAGACCTCCAGTGATGCAGAGTCCTCCTGTGGCTGGACCATTATCAGCAATGAG GGTTCAGATATTGAGACTTTGGGATCGGAGTACGGAGCTGAGCTGGTAGAGCGCCCTCTGGTGGAAGAATCAGTGGTGCAGGATGTTCAGGCTTCAGCATCTGCTG ctgtgtgtgCTGAAGAGAGGACAGACCATTCACTGGATAACACTCTGGGAGAACAAACTTTAGCTGAGACACTGAACGCCCCGGAG GATGGAGGCGAAGCCGCAGGGAAAGAGCCCGTGCTATCTTCCAGCGATCTCTCCGACATCGTGACTCTGCCAGACTTTAAGGAGGACGAGCATGAAGAGGAGGTGGCCACCAGTGAAGATCTTTACCTCGGGACCTCCTGCAGCAGCCAGTATACCTTCAGTGCTGCAGACACTG ttTTCCCAGTGCAGCCACCAGCAGCGACAAACTCGAGCAGCAGCGAGGACGAGGCTGAACGGAGCACCAGCACTGTCGTACGAAGACGAAGGTTGAGGAAGAGTACCACAAACACTGTGACTGAccccgaggaggaggaggctgtgtTGGAATCTCGCccaagtgatgatgatgatgaggaggagcaggaggttaaagaacagaagaagcagcaggaggagcagacTGAAGTGAGACCAGTCACTGCTCCGGATGCTCAACAGAAAGGCAGAGGTGGCAGCATCATCAACACGTGCATCCTCGTCGCTCTTTTAATAGTTGCCTGCCTGGGCTTTGGTCACTTCTACG GGCCAGACAAGATTCGGAAAGCTGATATGAATGAGTTCATTTGTGGGAGCGATGTGGAAGAACAACCTTTTACAGACCAG caCCAGTGGGCCAAGTTTATCGGAGAAGAAACGGATGAGCAGCGAGTTATTTCACTGCTGGCAGAGAAGTTTGAGAGGATTAGGAACGAGAACGAGGAGCTCATTGTGAAACAGGCGCATATTCAG GCCCAGAGAGACGAGTTGGAAATGTTGCTGAAACAGAAGGCCGAGGAGAACAGTAACATGGTGTCTCAGCAGCAGAAGTTAACAGCTAAAAACCAGCTGCTGAAAAGCTCCCTGCAGCGTGAAGAAAAGTCTTTGTCCACTTTACAGGAGGAGCTGAATAACCTGCGCTCTAAGGTCAGAGATCTGGAGTCGATGGGAGCTGGAGCCGACTCACTGCTGTCAGAAAACCAGAGGCTGAAagagcagctggaggaggagaagcagctgATGAGAAACTTCCACGACCAGCAGGAGAACACGATAGCTGAGGCACAAATGCTGAGAAAGAAGCTCGACAAAGAGAAGAAGGTCACGGATGAGCTGAGACGGGAGCTGAGTCAGCTGAGAAGTCGCCTCCCTGGACCCGGAAAGGAATCGGGTTTAGAGGCAGAAGAGCTGCAGTCCCGCCTGATGGAGCTGGAGAAGAGGCTGAGCTTCGAGCAGCAGCGCTCTGACCTGTGGGAGCGGCTGTATGTGGAGACCAAAGAAGAAAGAGCCAAAGGAGACACAGAGcccaaagtgaaaaaaacaaaaccggGCATGGCAGGAAAAATGAAGGAGACATTTGATGCTATGAAGAACTCCACCAAAGAGTTTGTGCATCACCACAAGGAACAgattaaaaaagccaaagagGCCGTGAAGGAGAACCTGAGGAAGTTCTCCGATTCTGTCAAATCCACTTTCAGACATTTCAAGGATTCAGCCTCAACCTTCATCAATAAAGCCCGAGGGTTTTATAAACAGAGATGTAATGAGAAGAATACAAAAGAGTCGTGGCAGCACAGATTCCACAAACCTcttcacagacacaaacaggacTCCAGCCATAACACACGAAAATCAGGAGACAAAGTTCACCAAGATCGGGGTCAAAACACCCACAAAGCCCACATTAAGGGATGCGCTGGGGTTTTCGACTGTGCCTACCAGGAGTCTATGAGGCTCTTCAATAAAGGCGCGGAGCCAATCAGAGCCGACGAGTTTCACAAGCTGCTGCAGAGCTACCTGCATCAGGAGGTCGACCACTTCCACCATTGGAAGGAGCTGGAGACATTCATCAGCAGCTTCTTCCGCAACGGTGTGTTCATCCATGACAAGATGCTGTTCACAGACTTTGTGAGTGGGGTTGAACACTATCTCACAGACATGCACAAGTATCACGGCCTCGATGATGATGCGTTCGGAGATCTTGATGACTATATCTACAGACACTTCTTTGGAGAAACGTACACAAAGAGCTACAGCCCAAG CGGGCCATTTGAAGGGCCCGACGCAGACTCAAAGGAGGAATCGAAGGCAAAGCACGAACAGCGTAAGCAGCAGCGAGCTCGATCTCGACCCCACAGCGAACGCAAGTGGAGCCGATCAGGAAGAAACGCAGACAGACACATGGCTGATGTCAAAATAGAACTGGGCCCGATGCCCTTTGACCCCAAATACTGA